The following proteins come from a genomic window of Methanosarcina sp. MTP4:
- a CDS encoding uroporphyrinogen decarboxylase family protein, which translates to MQDEMTSRERVLAMLRREPVDRVPVISGSAMVAEYTKKSGGVFPDYHHDAEMMVNAASLMHTDAGIDNIVMPFGMFVESMALGLEVKMGRIDIQPSVKGFFEKPEDVDLDPDKFLADPYVRTTIEATELAKEKFPDAAITPFLVGPVTLAGYLMGVDKLANLSCRSLNQDEVMEEMIEWFSKALEINKIYARACIEAGADVLYYSDASASPNLVIPYFYYQVGVPAEIELGEFIHKRGCPWELHICGDTTPIIEGMAATRADCLSVEQAVKMEEVVKIARNVPVVGNVTPLLMIDGSEEQIREETIKALDGGAKASMLGCGTPSPSSPERLKQWVKAVTDWSAENL; encoded by the coding sequence GTGCAGGACGAAATGACTTCAAGGGAACGAGTTCTGGCTATGCTCAGGCGGGAACCTGTAGATAGGGTCCCTGTAATCTCGGGTTCCGCTATGGTTGCGGAATATACTAAGAAAAGCGGGGGAGTTTTTCCCGATTACCATCATGATGCGGAAATGATGGTCAATGCTGCGAGTCTGATGCATACGGATGCAGGGATAGACAATATTGTCATGCCTTTCGGGATGTTTGTGGAATCCATGGCTCTCGGGCTTGAGGTTAAGATGGGAAGGATAGACATCCAGCCATCTGTCAAAGGATTCTTTGAAAAACCCGAGGACGTGGACCTTGACCCGGACAAATTCCTGGCAGACCCTTACGTCAGAACCACCATCGAAGCTACAGAGCTTGCAAAAGAAAAGTTTCCTGATGCTGCAATTACGCCTTTCCTTGTCGGGCCTGTCACTCTTGCGGGGTATCTGATGGGAGTTGATAAACTTGCGAATTTAAGCTGCAGGAGCCTGAATCAAGATGAGGTCATGGAAGAAATGATCGAATGGTTTTCCAAAGCCCTGGAAATTAATAAGATCTATGCAAGAGCATGCATTGAAGCCGGGGCAGACGTGCTTTACTATTCCGATGCTTCTGCTTCGCCCAACCTCGTTATCCCCTACTTTTACTACCAGGTGGGGGTGCCCGCGGAAATAGAACTCGGGGAATTCATACACAAACGGGGATGCCCATGGGAACTCCACATCTGCGGTGACACAACCCCGATTATCGAGGGTATGGCAGCCACCCGGGCAGACTGTCTCAGTGTCGAACAGGCAGTCAAGATGGAAGAAGTCGTAAAGATCGCAAGGAACGTGCCCGTGGTCGGCAATGTAACCCCTCTCCTGATGATAGACGGTTCCGAAGAGCAGATCCGGGAAGAAACGATAAAAGCGCTGGACGGAGGAGCAAAAGCAAGCATGCTTGGATGCGGTACACCTTCCCCCAGCAGTCCGGAAAGGCTCAAGCAGTGGGTAAAAGCAGTTACCGACTGGTCTGCCGAAAACCTGTGA
- a CDS encoding GNAT family N-acetyltransferase produces MITENKPLRIFYREAEKNDHSQIREFIELVDSEFYPPLSQRPGGIEERIENSLVKPDANFLMAEGISNSGFGSGADSGLGTETGKGTGIETFPQPDRPAGPDRIAGLISYEKQWEGENNAYISFVAVNPGFRNMGLASELINLLEEQMRSEGMERMYVCTWSTNRSALALYGKKGFSTARIIEDDRGPLVDTVYLVKDIS; encoded by the coding sequence ATGATCACAGAAAATAAACCTCTCCGGATCTTTTACCGGGAAGCCGAAAAAAACGACCACTCTCAGATCCGGGAGTTCATAGAACTTGTGGATTCGGAATTTTACCCGCCTCTTTCCCAAAGGCCCGGGGGGATTGAAGAAAGGATTGAAAATTCCCTTGTAAAACCTGACGCTAATTTTCTGATGGCAGAAGGCATCTCAAATTCAGGGTTTGGATCGGGGGCAGATTCCGGATTAGGGACAGAAACAGGAAAAGGAACAGGGATAGAGACATTTCCCCAGCCTGACAGGCCCGCTGGACCTGATCGAATTGCCGGGCTTATCAGCTACGAAAAACAGTGGGAAGGAGAAAACAATGCGTACATCTCCTTTGTGGCGGTGAACCCCGGCTTCCGGAACATGGGACTAGCCTCGGAACTCATAAACCTGCTGGAAGAACAGATGCGCTCCGAAGGAATGGAACGAATGTACGTATGTACCTGGTCCACAAACCGGTCTGCTCTGGCTCTTTACGGGAAAAAGGGTTTTTCAACGGCTCGGATAATAGAAGATGACCGTGGACCTCTTGTTGATACGGTGTATCTGGTGAAGGATATTTCTTGA